The following proteins are encoded in a genomic region of Desulfosporosinus youngiae DSM 17734:
- the secD gene encoding protein translocase subunit SecD, protein MRRGNIIKLVALVLLVAVAVGLSIKPLVDPEKGIPLGLDLRGGVHLVLQAEQAENGPAITKDDIDKAKAIIENRVNDLGVSEPIVQADYNNKRIIVDLAGVTDPDKAVDILKTTAKLTFRDPQGNVVLEGDDLKDAKGGQDQGQGYVVSLTFSSEGAKKFGEITTQLIGQRLGVYLDQELLTNPTVNTPILNGQAVITGYATLEDAAADAVLMRSGSLPVSLSIAEKRQVGASLGVDSLNKSIQAGIYGLIFIFLFMLIYYRLPGFVADFSLIVYALIVLWAFWGFRVVLTLPGIAGFILSIGMAVDFNIIIYERVKEEIRAGKSIRAGVESGFSRAFITVIDAHVTTLIAALTLYVLGSGSVKGFALTLGIGILVSLFTAITFTRQVLRWVVGISPKMNTAWFGVRRDV, encoded by the coding sequence ATGAGACGGGGAAACATCATCAAATTGGTAGCGCTCGTGCTACTTGTAGCGGTAGCTGTCGGGCTATCGATTAAACCCCTTGTGGATCCCGAAAAAGGAATCCCGTTGGGACTTGATCTTCGCGGCGGAGTGCATTTGGTGCTTCAGGCAGAGCAGGCTGAAAACGGCCCTGCAATTACAAAAGATGATATCGACAAGGCAAAAGCGATTATAGAGAACCGGGTCAATGATCTTGGGGTATCTGAACCAATAGTTCAAGCTGACTATAATAATAAACGGATTATTGTCGACTTAGCCGGGGTTACTGATCCGGATAAAGCGGTAGATATTCTTAAAACAACGGCTAAATTAACCTTTAGAGATCCGCAGGGAAATGTGGTTCTCGAAGGGGACGACCTGAAAGATGCCAAGGGAGGGCAGGATCAGGGGCAAGGGTATGTTGTAAGTCTGACCTTTTCCTCGGAAGGTGCTAAAAAGTTTGGTGAAATAACCACCCAATTAATTGGACAAAGATTAGGGGTTTATCTTGATCAGGAACTTTTGACCAATCCAACGGTTAACACGCCCATTCTTAACGGTCAAGCTGTCATTACAGGGTATGCCACCTTGGAAGATGCGGCAGCGGATGCAGTTCTCATGCGTTCGGGTTCCTTGCCTGTGAGTCTGAGTATTGCTGAAAAGCGTCAAGTCGGAGCATCCTTAGGAGTTGACTCCTTAAATAAAAGTATTCAGGCTGGAATCTACGGATTAATTTTCATCTTCTTGTTTATGTTGATTTACTATCGGTTGCCTGGGTTTGTAGCCGATTTCTCCTTGATCGTCTACGCACTTATTGTCCTTTGGGCTTTTTGGGGGTTCAGAGTCGTACTGACGCTTCCCGGTATCGCCGGTTTCATTCTTTCGATTGGAATGGCAGTAGACTTTAATATCATTATCTATGAACGGGTAAAAGAAGAAATTCGTGCCGGAAAATCGATTCGGGCCGGTGTAGAGTCCGGATTCAGCCGGGCCTTTATAACGGTCATCGACGCTCACGTGACGACATTAATCGCGGCCCTGACTCTTTACGTTCTGGGCAGCGGTTCCGTCAAAGGGTTTGCCTTAACTTTGGGTATCGGAATTCTTGTCAGCTTGTTTACGGCGATTACCTTTACCAGACAAGTCTTGCGCTGGGTTGTAGGAATCAGCCCCAAAATGAATACAGCATGGTTTGGCGTCAGGAGGGATGTATAA
- the secF gene encoding protein translocase subunit SecF has translation MTKTGHSATYEEVQKLHPLYFHIVKKRYWWFAISLLIIIPGIISFIMQGLNLGIDYKGGTMLDITFNQTVTQASISDTMKSVGLEGHVQLSDSDTTALIRTEALEEDKRNELLTALGTQVGEFNKESIKEDKVGPAMGEELTRNAIYALIIAMGMMIVYITFRFQFIFAISAILALLHDVLIVVGVFSLFRWEIDATFVAAILTIVGYSINDTVIIFDRIRENEPKMKRGDSYEDMVDKSIWQTMRRSINTVATVLIALFALYILGGESTKMFTLAMLIGVFCGAYSSICIASQILVEIRTHFKKTRKGGKAVRA, from the coding sequence ATGACTAAAACTGGACATTCAGCGACTTACGAAGAGGTTCAGAAACTACATCCTCTTTACTTCCATATTGTCAAGAAACGTTATTGGTGGTTTGCTATCTCACTTCTTATTATTATACCGGGCATCATTTCCTTCATAATGCAGGGGCTGAATTTGGGAATTGATTATAAAGGCGGAACCATGCTTGACATAACCTTCAATCAGACAGTAACCCAGGCATCTATCTCGGATACGATGAAGTCGGTTGGACTGGAAGGGCATGTCCAATTATCGGATAGTGACACAACTGCCTTGATTCGAACTGAGGCTCTTGAAGAAGATAAGCGCAATGAATTACTGACCGCCTTAGGGACTCAAGTTGGAGAATTTAATAAAGAGTCTATTAAAGAAGATAAAGTCGGCCCGGCCATGGGAGAAGAACTTACCCGTAATGCAATTTATGCATTGATTATCGCCATGGGCATGATGATCGTCTATATTACCTTTAGGTTTCAGTTCATCTTCGCTATCTCCGCGATTCTGGCGTTATTACACGATGTTTTGATAGTTGTCGGAGTTTTTTCGTTGTTTCGCTGGGAAATTGATGCCACCTTTGTAGCCGCTATTTTAACGATTGTCGGTTACTCCATCAACGATACCGTGATTATCTTCGACCGGATTCGAGAGAACGAACCAAAGATGAAGCGGGGAGACAGTTACGAGGATATGGTGGATAAATCGATTTGGCAGACCATGCGTCGCTCGATTAATACGGTTGCAACTGTATTAATCGCGCTGTTCGCATTGTATATCTTAGGTGGAGAATCCACAAAGATGTTCACCTTGGCAATGTTGATTGGGGTATTTTGTGGAGCTTACTCTTCAATTTGTATAGCCAGCCAAATACTCGTAGAAATCAGGACGCACTTTAAGAAAACGCGTAAAGGCGGTAAAGCTGTTCGCGCTTAA
- a CDS encoding polysaccharide deacetylase family protein, whose translation MLKKIIVTLCLIFLIPVLVLGINGCGKEKVSSQTFQAEIETQTETETQAEAIVPSVTLNESTNPESSPILQKPVEVPVLYYHSVMLEEGNEVRMPPDQFEAQMAYMREQGYESVTLDQLYQAFYKGGALPAKPFVITFDDGYEDNYTTAFPILKKHGFTAAVFMVSSYINGEGFLSWSQLKELTANGWEIEGHTANHPYLSKMDKAAVLNELKSSKELIEKELGQTVNYIAYPYGDYNANIVQAVKDTGYLMAFTTERGWSNLNLDEWHLQRVYCFANMGLKEFSRRLQNPKY comes from the coding sequence ATGCTGAAAAAAATCATTGTAACCCTATGTTTGATTTTTTTGATCCCAGTACTAGTGCTTGGAATTAATGGTTGCGGTAAAGAAAAGGTATCAAGCCAGACTTTTCAAGCTGAAATTGAAACTCAAACTGAAACTGAAACTCAAGCGGAAGCAATTGTGCCAAGTGTGACATTAAATGAATCAACCAACCCTGAAAGTTCACCAATCCTTCAAAAGCCTGTAGAAGTGCCTGTTTTATATTATCATTCTGTGATGTTAGAGGAAGGCAATGAAGTAAGAATGCCTCCCGATCAGTTTGAGGCTCAAATGGCTTATATGCGGGAGCAAGGGTATGAGAGTGTTACTTTAGATCAGTTATACCAGGCCTTTTATAAAGGCGGTGCCCTTCCGGCTAAACCGTTTGTCATTACCTTTGATGACGGTTATGAAGATAATTACACGACTGCCTTTCCTATTCTGAAAAAACATGGTTTCACAGCCGCAGTTTTCATGGTCTCAAGTTATATTAACGGAGAGGGATTCTTGTCTTGGTCCCAACTTAAAGAATTAACAGCAAATGGATGGGAGATAGAAGGGCATACAGCTAATCATCCGTATTTGTCTAAAATGGATAAAGCGGCTGTGTTAAATGAACTTAAAAGTTCTAAGGAACTCATAGAAAAGGAACTTGGTCAAACCGTGAATTATATTGCCTATCCCTACGGTGATTACAATGCCAATATTGTACAGGCTGTGAAAGATACAGGGTATTTAATGGCTTTTACTACAGAACGAGGGTGGTCAAACCTTAACCTCGATGAATGGCACTTACAGCGGGTTTATTGCTTTGCCAATATGGGGCTGAAGGAATTTTCCCGGCGACTGCAAAATCCAAAATACTAG
- a CDS encoding cation diffusion facilitator family transporter — MDEKTKVASLSVASNILLTLTKIVVGLISGSVSILSEGIHSGIDLVAAFIALFAVKESGKPADSCHAYGHGKIENVSGTIEAALIFVAALMIIIEAIQKVQEIIYGNGGHVTDLGLRLGLLIMGVSALMNMIVSARLMKVAKKTDSVALEADALHLRTDVYTSLGVFLGLLIIKLTGWAIIDPIIAFAVALMIIKAAIDLTKKAFAPLVDVSLPDEERKIIAEVLQLYEDEFVEFHKLRTRKAGAERHVDLHLVVAKFTPLIDAHELCDRIEYEINVKLSLTHVLIHAEPCSGRDVPCPVEDGLASFCQRCRKTTGETDQKSAIGNKPEVSGQGPEIRD, encoded by the coding sequence GTGGATGAGAAAACAAAGGTGGCCTCATTATCTGTCGCTTCGAATATTTTATTAACCTTGACTAAAATCGTAGTTGGGCTAATCAGTGGTTCAGTGAGTATCTTATCTGAAGGAATACACTCCGGAATCGATCTGGTGGCAGCCTTTATTGCACTCTTTGCAGTGAAAGAGTCGGGCAAACCTGCAGATTCATGTCATGCTTATGGACACGGAAAAATCGAAAATGTATCCGGTACAATAGAAGCGGCTCTGATATTTGTTGCAGCGCTTATGATTATCATTGAGGCAATTCAGAAGGTTCAAGAAATTATCTATGGTAATGGAGGGCATGTCACAGATCTGGGCCTGAGACTCGGCCTGCTTATTATGGGTGTTTCAGCTCTGATGAACATGATTGTATCCGCAAGGCTTATGAAGGTTGCTAAGAAAACTGATTCTGTAGCCCTTGAAGCGGATGCCTTGCATTTACGGACCGATGTGTATACTTCTTTAGGCGTTTTTTTGGGTTTACTGATCATTAAGCTGACAGGGTGGGCCATAATCGACCCCATCATTGCCTTCGCTGTTGCGTTAATGATTATAAAGGCTGCCATAGATTTGACAAAGAAGGCTTTTGCACCTCTCGTTGATGTCAGCTTGCCTGATGAAGAACGTAAGATTATTGCTGAAGTCCTTCAGCTTTATGAGGATGAATTTGTTGAATTCCATAAACTTAGAACCCGAAAGGCTGGAGCAGAAAGGCACGTCGATTTGCATTTAGTTGTGGCAAAGTTCACGCCGCTTATTGATGCTCATGAACTATGTGACAGGATTGAATACGAAATTAATGTGAAATTGTCGCTGACCCATGTATTAATTCATGCAGAACCCTGCAGCGGCAGAGACGTACCATGTCCTGTTGAGGACGGGCTGGCATCCTTTTGTCAGCGTTGCCGAAAGACGACCGGGGAGACGGACCAGAAGTCAGCTATCGGAAACAAACCGGAAGTCAGTGGTCAGGGGCCGGAGATCAGAGATTGA